One Vibrio taketomensis DNA window includes the following coding sequences:
- a CDS encoding EamA family transporter — protein MPHTSWLFWALLSAIFAALTAILTKLGVNTINSDFATFIRTCVILVLVGGIAYFTKQFQPLSEISSKGLVFLVLSGLATGASWLCYFRAMSLGQASQVAPIDKLSVVIVSVLAVVFLGEQLSTINWLGIALITTGVILVAWQS, from the coding sequence ATGCCACATACTTCATGGCTATTTTGGGCTCTGCTTTCCGCTATTTTCGCGGCTCTCACGGCTATTCTGACTAAGCTTGGTGTCAACACCATTAACTCTGATTTTGCGACCTTTATTCGCACCTGTGTCATTCTCGTTTTGGTTGGTGGCATCGCTTATTTCACCAAACAATTTCAACCGCTAAGCGAGATATCGAGTAAGGGACTCGTTTTTCTCGTGCTATCTGGCTTGGCGACAGGCGCATCGTGGCTATGTTACTTTCGCGCCATGAGCCTCGGGCAAGCCTCACAGGTCGCCCCCATTGATAAACTGAGCGTGGTTATTGTCTCAGTTCTGGCGGTTGTATTTCTTGGCGAGCAGCTCAGCACAATCAACTGGTTGGGAATTGCATTAATCACGACTGGCGTAATTCTAGTTGCCTGGCAAAGCTAA
- a CDS encoding DUF2059 domain-containing protein → MKKILGVVLSVMLATPAMAYESEHIQSAQKLMVAMDAESQMVGGFEAMLPTIENMAVQMNLSATEMEELKDIYRDWFYNDIDRDKINYEIAKLYADTFSMQEINDIIAFFQSPTGQKLVSKNPHLAQQGAQIGMIEAQNKQQQLIDKLTPFLQKHAPQQ, encoded by the coding sequence ATGAAAAAAATACTCGGTGTAGTTCTGTCGGTCATGTTGGCCACGCCTGCAATGGCATACGAATCAGAACATATTCAGTCGGCACAGAAACTCATGGTTGCGATGGATGCAGAATCGCAAATGGTCGGTGGTTTTGAAGCCATGTTGCCAACCATTGAGAATATGGCGGTTCAAATGAACCTTAGCGCGACAGAGATGGAAGAGTTGAAAGATATTTATCGTGATTGGTTCTATAACGATATTGATCGTGACAAGATCAATTATGAAATCGCCAAGCTATACGCTGATACTTTCTCGATGCAAGAAATAAACGACATTATCGCGTTTTTCCAATCGCCAACGGGACAAAAATTGGTGTCGAAAAACCCTCACTTGGCTCAGCAAGGCGCGCAAATTGGTATGATTGAGGCGCAAAACAAACAGCAACAGCTGATTGATAAGTTAACGCCATTCCTACAAAAGCACGCTCCCCAGCAATAA
- the yidD gene encoding membrane protein insertion efficiency factor YidD — protein MIHRYQASGGSKTLLNIECNFIPTCSEYTKQCIIKYGAIKGWKMGLSRIKRCNNPDLIEKIVDEVP, from the coding sequence TTGATCCACCGTTATCAAGCGAGCGGTGGGTCAAAGACGCTACTAAATATTGAGTGCAATTTTATTCCGACCTGCTCAGAGTACACCAAGCAATGCATCATAAAATATGGAGCAATAAAAGGGTGGAAAATGGGGCTGTCGCGCATTAAGCGTTGCAATAACCCCGATTTGATCGAAAAAATTGTTGATGAGGTGCCATGA
- a CDS encoding DUF4177 domain-containing protein translates to MSKFTEYKVVHIVEGGCGTIFLGASGLPIQKMEAELNKYAQEGWQVVFQALEQKRYMLFWKREAVIITLGR, encoded by the coding sequence ATGTCAAAGTTTACAGAGTACAAAGTTGTTCATATCGTTGAAGGTGGTTGTGGTACGATTTTCTTAGGTGCAAGTGGTCTACCTATCCAAAAAATGGAAGCAGAGCTAAACAAATACGCACAAGAAGGTTGGCAAGTGGTATTCCAAGCGTTGGAACAGAAACGTTACATGCTGTTTTGGAAACGTGAAGCGGTTATTATCACTCTAGGTCGTTAA
- a CDS encoding antibiotic biosynthesis monooxygenase family protein, whose amino-acid sequence MIAVIFEVQVAEGKTQEYLDIAGDIRPLLADVDGFISIERFQSLTTEGKLLSLSFWRDETAIEQWRKLEAHRFAQNKGRNGVFESYRLRVAGVVRDYGMHEREQTPHDSQVALSNEYIGC is encoded by the coding sequence ATGATCGCTGTAATTTTTGAAGTGCAAGTAGCAGAGGGTAAAACGCAAGAGTATCTCGACATTGCTGGTGATATTCGTCCACTGTTGGCTGATGTTGATGGATTTATTTCCATAGAACGTTTTCAGAGTCTAACCACGGAAGGTAAGTTGCTTTCGTTGTCATTTTGGCGAGATGAAACAGCAATCGAGCAATGGCGCAAGCTAGAGGCACACCGATTTGCACAAAACAAAGGACGAAATGGCGTATTTGAAAGCTATCGCTTGCGTGTTGCGGGCGTGGTGCGTGATTATGGTATGCATGAGCGCGAGCAAACACCCCATGATAGCCAAGTGGCGTTGTCAAACGAGTATATTGGGTGTTAA
- a CDS encoding MerR family transcriptional regulator, whose translation MLTVTQLAKQFGISRTTILYYEKEQLLLPAYRSENGYRWYGDKEIERLNAITSYRSYGLSVASIKALLNQTGKSQTQILKDHFNELENEIQSLRAQQKAIVVLLQEPTLLEDNIVNKERWVNIMVAAGFSENDMVKWHQKFEELEPQEHQKFLESLGISEQEIAQIRAL comes from the coding sequence ATGTTGACTGTCACCCAACTCGCTAAGCAATTTGGAATATCTCGAACCACCATTTTGTACTACGAGAAAGAGCAACTACTGCTTCCTGCTTATCGTTCTGAGAACGGTTATCGATGGTATGGAGACAAGGAAATAGAACGCTTAAACGCGATTACTTCCTACCGCTCGTATGGATTGTCTGTCGCTAGCATAAAGGCTTTGTTAAATCAGACCGGGAAATCTCAAACTCAAATTCTGAAAGATCACTTCAATGAACTTGAGAATGAAATACAAAGCCTACGTGCGCAGCAAAAAGCAATCGTAGTGCTTCTTCAAGAACCGACTCTACTAGAGGATAATATCGTGAATAAAGAACGTTGGGTTAACATTATGGTTGCTGCAGGTTTTAGTGAAAACGACATGGTAAAATGGCACCAGAAATTTGAAGAGCTAGAGCCACAAGAACACCAAAAATTCCTCGAATCTTTAGGGATTTCTGAACAAGAAATCGCTCAGATTCGCGCTTTATAA